One Eretmochelys imbricata isolate rEreImb1 chromosome 9, rEreImb1.hap1, whole genome shotgun sequence genomic window, CTGAGATGGCATAATGTGAAGCCAAGGCACACAGTGAAAACCAAGCTGCAGCTCTACAAACGTCCAGAATAGGCACCAGGGCTAAAAGGCCTTCAGAGGCTGCATGAGATCTGGCTGAATGCACCAGCATGCTCTTCGGAGGAGTTACGTTGGCCATGTTGTAGCACAAATGTAAGAGATAAGAAGGCTTTTAATCCTGTCTGCAACTGCCACAAACAATTGggttagtcctgtccaagtaaaaCACATCTCACGTGTGGAGTCTCTCCTCATTCCTTATGAGCATGAAGGTTCGGGAAGAAAGTTGACAAATATATTTCCTGATGGATGTGGATGTCAGAACCACTTTGGTGAGAAACTTCGGATAAAGGTGCAGGTGTCCCTTGTCCTGTAGAAGATAGGACTTGGAGGTCGACACTAGAGCTCATAAttcaccccactctcctggctGAGGTGATTGCCATCATGATTGCCATGCCTTCATGGCTACCTTCCTCAAGAGATGGAGTAATGAACAAGTGGCTAATGATTCAAAAGGAGACATTAGCTTTGTCAATACCAGGTTTAAGTCCCAAGGGGAAATAGGATCCTTTACTTGGGGATAGGACTGGTCCACACCCTTCAAAAACCTGATGTACATGGGAATGCAAAAAAGAGAGCTATTACCAATTGGAGGATGGAAAGCTGAGATAGCTGCCACGTGGACCCTGATGGAACTAATGACCAGACCTTGCTGTTTCAAGCATACCAAATAGTCCAGCACATATACTGGAGCCCAGAACAGGGAAACTCCTTTCTGTTGGGACCAGATGGAGAATTTCTTCCATTCACAAGTAAGTATACCCGGTAAAAAGGTTTTCTTTACTAATCTTGCACCCCTTTGAATAGATCTCCTTTTGAGATGTCAACCACAGAGTATGCAGGCTGTCAGCTGAAAGGCCTCTAGGTTGGGATGGAAGAGGCGACCCTGGTCCTGTGAGATCAGGTCTGGATCCCATGGTAGCGTCAAAGGAGCCTAGTCTGACAGTTCAGCAGAGTGGAAAACCAGTATTGGTGACGCTACACAGGTGCTACGAGTATCACTTGGGTGTGGTCCTGCTTGATTTTTAACAACATCCTGGGTAGGAGTGGAATAGGACAGAGCTTATAGGAACTCATTCATCCAGGGCAACAGAAAAGCATCCGAGAACTCCAGGACTGTGACCTGCTCATGAACAAAACTGATACATTTCCTGTTGATTTTGGTTGCAAACAGATCTATATGGGGAATCTCCACAGCTGAAAAATGAACCTGGCTACATCTGGGCGGAAACCCCACTCATGGTGGCTGGTGAAAGACCTGCTCAACTGGTCTGCCAGACTGTTCTGGATGCCCCTAAGGCAGGAGGCTTTGAAATGGATTGAGTTGGTGGTCACACATCAGCACTGCCTAAAGGCATAGCAAAGTCAGCCAGGCTCCTCCTTgatatacatttacatataaataatatacattttcTATAACCTATTAGGCCATTTGTTTCTTAAGTCAGGACTAATTCTTCTACAAGACAGACATAATTCCAAGTTAAATCAAAGCAGCCCAGCCAATTGTGACACTGACACGTGGGGGTGTTCCTTCCATTTTTAATCAGATGAGAAGGAGAGTTTGTTTCAAAACAGGAAGATGAATGAAGAATTTTAAGGGTTTTAGACCCTTTAGAAACTCCAAGTAGTCTCTGGAGCCACTGGCCCCTCCCCGGCAATCTATGTGTGATCTATCCAGGTACTTCTATGGCCCTCATCATCATAgtttctggttttgtttgttttacttacaAGAGGTACTCAATGATCTCtttagtccctgcccccaaaaggcAAGCTTCGATACTGGCTTTGTTTCTTATGGGTCTGAGAATGAGTGCATTCTTACAGGGAAGTTTGGGCAAAGAAGAGAGTTTTACACAaagcaccatctgctgaaagatGCCAAAGAACCTCATCAATATCATTCTAGAGCTTTGCAATTAAACTGACATCAGGATAGTGTCAGTGAGTCACCAACGGGTTCCCATAGCAACTTGGAATGTTAAAATTAGTTCAAAGAATCGTCTCACTccattatttaacaaaaaaaatgaaaaagcatttaaGAGACAAAAACATCTGAGGACCCAACTACCTAGAAGCCAGCCAGCACACCCCCAAAGCAGCTTTAAACAAAGGAGACTGGCCAGGACACAGAGGGATGAGCTATCCATGTTGGTCTCCACAGGACTCTGACAACAAGTTTACAAAGCCACAAGAAAGGAGGAGGGAATGGAAGCCCCACTCCTAATGAAATGAAGGAAGGCCCAGAGTTAGGATGAAGCACTTACGAGTTTATTAAAGAAACTATACAAAAAGGCACAATGGCAGCATGGGACAAGGGCTACTCTGACATCCTGTTAGTCTCCAACACCGTCTGCAAGATCTCATCAATCTGGTCTGACTCATAGTTAACATCCTGCAGTTCAAGGTGAGGGAGAACCAGTGAGAGGAGCTGGCTGACATTCCTACGCAGGTTCTTCAGCTTCTCCATAGTGCTGTGGACAAGAGGAGAAGAGTCAACAGTCAGAAATGCAAATGTTAGTTCCAATACATCCCTTCCCTTAACTTGCTGTCTTCCTTCCTATCACCAGTGCCGTGGGAAGCTGAGGTTCTTTGCTCCATTCTAAAAGCAGTGCAGCATGCAGATGGTAGGATGGGAAGATCTTGGGGCCAACGCACATGATTGGAAATAGGGGAATGTAACTCAGTTCTCAACTATGTTGTAAGTTTCTCATGTGACACTGTGCAAATGAGTTCACTTCTCTGTAACAGGGGGGCAACAATACTTACCACACAGAGGGGTTGTAtttgtgaatcatagaatatcagggttggaagggacctcaggaggtcatctagtccaaccccctgctcaaagcaggaccaatccccaattaaatcatcccagccagggctttgtcaggcctgaccttaaaaacttctaaggaaggagattctaccacctccctaggtaacgcattccagtgtttcaccaccctcctagtgaaaacgtttttcctaatatccaacctaaatctcccccactgcaacttgagaccattactccttgtcctgtcctcttctaccactgagaatagtctagaaccatcctctctggaaccacctctcaggtagttgaaagcagctatcaaatcctccctcattcttctcttctgcagactaaacaatcccagttccctcagcctctcctcataagtcatgtgttccagacccctaatcatttttgttgcccttcgctggactctttccaatttatccacatccttcttgtagtgtagggcccaaaactggacacagtactccagatgaatcTAACTTAGGGTTGCATAGCTCAGCATTCGCACTTGTTCCTTATGATTCCATAAGTGTTGTCAGGTCAGAAGCAGGGCTAAAAACACATCCTGGATATGGAAAGTCCCATGCTTGTGGGAAAGACAGTTCAGTACCTACAGAGTATTTCTTTCCCCTTACGCATTCTCTTATCCTTAAGGAAGCCAATATTGTCTGAATGATTCAACAGGAATACTCCATAAAGTGAACAATGTACTGCAGGAGAGAACCCAGCCCTGACAAAGGAACTCTGCGTGGGGTATCCTTCAAACCTGTAGTTATTTGACTTCACCTGTAAATCTCCTCCGTAGCCGCCCTTCTCCTCACAACTAACAATCCTTAGTAATAACCCACTGTTACTCATGCAGCATCTTCAATTCATGGGCACCAAAGTGTTCTCCCAGAAGTCAGTTTCCTACGTGGATGTCCCCCGGCAAGGTAACCCATGTTCTATCCCCCCACCTTGGGACTGACTGATATCTATGGTTTAACCCACAGTTCTCACCTTTTCAAGTCTCCCCTCTCTGGGCTCCTGCAGGAGACATGCGCCTCCCTAAGCACCTCCAGGTGCATCTCTGTCTCCTTGAGCCTCTCCTTCAGCTCGGTCTTTTCCTCTATGGTCCTCTCCAGCTGAGCCTTCAGCTCTTGCAGTTCAGCCTGGCGGTAACCCATGTGTTTCTTGCTCCAGTACAAGCCTTCGGTTTCCTGAGCCCTGAGCGTTGCCAACTCCTGTTGGCTTTTCAAGAAATCTGTCTCCAGGTGGCACTTCTCCTGCTCTAGTTCTTCCACCTGAGTTAAAGAAACAGCAAATGCAGGAGCATGCACAGGAAGTGAGATTGCACAttaagggggaaaagaaaaattaaaaaaaaaaaaaactttccaggGGCTAAGGAACAGGGTAATGGCTAGTAGGGTAAAGAAGAAATCCTAACCCCTACTTGCCTTACGTGAGACACAAGGCAAGGGGATTCTCTCTCCTTGTTAAGTCAGTCTTGATCTTCCCCATCCAATTCCCTACTGCCGCAGAACTTTACCCCTCCTGCCACACCGGAATTCACAGCCAGGTGCTAACATTACCTTGCCCTGGAGCAAATCTCGTTCCGCTGAGACCCTCTTCAGCTCCACCGAGAAATTCTCTGCAATTTGTCTCAGCTCCTCCTGCTCCACCATATCCCTCTGATTTGTGGTCTTTGGTACCTGCAAGTCTCCTCCTCCTTTGTCCCCATCAGGGGGAGGATCATTGTGGCTCCGGGCCTTCTCAACCTTTGCTTTATCAAGTCTCTCCTCCCACCCAAAAGGGATTAGCTGAATGGGGGCTTCACCATCCGCAGCAGCCTTTGAAATACCAACAACAGCCACGAAGGGCCTCTTGTCCATCTCCTCCACGTTCCCACAGGTATTTACACAGACGTTCTTATCTGCTGCCTGGCTTTCTGATATTAAGGCTGGCATTTCCTCTTCCAGTTCCACCTGAACCACTGCAGTCTCCTTTTGCTCTCCTTCTAAGTGACTGAGACTTGCTCGAGTCTCTTTGGTAGGACAGAGACCCCCATTGTGTGAAGCATCCCCAGCTTGGTTGGTGCCACTGAGTGCATCCAGAGGTTCTCTGACTAGGTGGGAGTCTATGCTGTCCTCTACACTCTCATCATCCTTGTCAGACTCGCTGCATTCCTGGTCCTGGTCTGCTTCAGCAGAGCTGTCCCTTTCAAAAGAAGTGCGGGGGCTGGGACTGGTCAGATCTGGGGGGGATGGGTCTATCCGCTCCTGATATCGCTTCCGCTTTTCCAGCGGCTCTTCTTCCATAGATAGCTTGTGCTTGCTGCAAAAGAGAGGACTGGGTCAGCGAGCCTGAACCCACTCTGTACAGCAGCCAAGCAGTGCCACCCCATCCCACTGAGAAAACTAACCTCAGTGTTTAGGAAGTAATGTTGATCTCCAAGAGTAGTCAGagtcactttccctctccccctcccccactagtCAGGggtgctctttggggcagggggcaAGCTCCACAGAAACATTAAGACGAGGCcagtgctggaggcaggagaccAGTTCTGCGGGCCTACTGGTCTGAATACACTCAGCACTaacacagcactttgaaaatctaaAGTGCTATACAGAAACTAACTAATAATCCTCACAACTCCCTCCCCAACCCTTGAGAGAAACAGGTAATTaattgttatcctcattttacagatggggaacttgcaacgtcagtggcagagctgggattagatcTCTGGAGTTCCTGGCTCCTCACTCCTCCCCAAACTCAATCCAGAAGAACCCACTGCCCCTCTATTCCAGTATAGCAAAGCCTGTGAATCCTGTGTCCCTGAATGGAAACCAGCTGCAGCTTGCAAAATCTCTCATGAAAAATGTTTGGTTGATACATTTAATTAAACACAACACAGGCTATGTTTAAAATATTAGGCTTTTTTAAGTATCAGGAAAATGACCCAGTTAAATAAAGTTTACAATACATTGTCAAGCATATATTGTCCACATTCCCAAGCAAAATCTGCGCCACTCAAACTGTCAGATGGCTGATGGACTTATtcacacaattaaaaacaaaactgaacttCAGCCAGGAAGAAGCCAGCTCATTTGTAAGTGCACAGTGCACCTACACCCATAAAAACCATGCACGGATCTGGAGAAGCTAAGCTCTCAGACTCGCTCATTCCAGACCACTTCTTAAAACAGATCTTCCCCAGCGGGCAGACACCTTCCTCTCAATCTCACACTGTCTCTGCAGTGACTACAGTGCTTGCTTATGTCggaaaaaaataatcagggaAGTATTAACTAGATGAACATACATTTGCTTTAGCACAAAGTGGCTTCCTGCTTATGTCCCCCTTTATTCATATTTAGGTTGTTTAGTTCTGCTCCCTGATTGTAAGGCTTCAGGTTTATTCAAATCTCCTCTTGTTGCCTCCATCCCACACTGCTTTACATTTCTCCAGGCTGCTTTGCACTTGATTCTTTCCACTAGGAAAGAGCAGGAGTTGGCCATTACCCCGGCCAAATCCCACCTTGGCCAATTCCATTCTACCTTCTTAAACTTCCTGGTTCAACAGTCAGCCAGAATTTAATTTTCACTTCTGTGCCTGGAAAATCCTAAAATCTGGTATGCAGTCTGGCTGATTCAGAATGGCTGCCATCATTtacccagaggtggctgtgtttTAGTGGCAGGTTAAGTGGTTCCTCTCCATGTATGGTCTACTCAGGGATCTGTTATGACTGGAAGATTTGATCCTCTACAACAAGAGTCTTCCAACTCTTCAACACCATGGAACATTTAAATACGAAGACTTGGTCTACCATTTGCAATGTCAACTACAGCGACTGCTCAGGGGAAAAAGCAGTGTTAGGAAGGTGCTGAATGTATTTTCTGCTTCTTGGCATGAATTAGAAGCTGGAAATAAAAGCACCAGGTAAGCAGCATTACCAAAGAGTACCACTGACAACCTTTTAAgaatttgagaacctctgctcatGCCATTGCATTATTTCTAAAGCATTTTAAATTCACTAATGCTACATGTCACTACCCTTGTGCATACAGAACAGGCTTCACCATCTGAGCAGCTCCTCTTCCCAATGGGGCTCTAAAAGGGAAGGTGGACAAATTGTGCCACCAAGTGCACAGAAGGTGTTCTGCAGCACTTAAAAAACTGACCAACGACTTCTCACATAGTAAATACAGACCTGGAGACAATGCTAGGGCAAGCGACAGGAGAGGAGAAAATGAACCTAAAACCCAAGTGAGGTTCAAATTTAACTAAGAAGCTTCTCTTAACCAAAGTAGCTGTTCCACCTGCTCAAGGCCAAAAATCAACTGGATTTTCAGCTAGAGCTCTTAAGGGCTGACTTCACAAATTTTGCTGAATTTCCTGTCTCCATCTGATGACAGGAAGTCACATTGCCCATTATCCAGACTGACCCTAGGGGCTGTGGGAGAATCAGAATTGCaccagttagggttgccaactttccacttgcacaaaaccgaacacccttgcccagTTCCCGTCACTCCTCCGAGGCCACACCCCCTGTtttgccccttctccgaggccacgccccctgctcattccattccccctccctctgtcactcactctcactcactcattttcaccaggctgactcagggggttggggtgcgggagggggtgagggctctggatggaggtgggagctccagggtgtggccagaaatgaggagttcaggatgtgggaggggggctctgggctagggcagtgggttgggatgcgagtgggagtgagggctctggggtggggccagggggtgcaggagtgggctccaggctgggtctgaggggttcggagagttggaggggggatcagggctggggcccGGGGTTGGGATCGGGAGGTGGTcaggctccaggcggcacttacctcaagcagctcctagaagcagcggcatgtccccgctctggctcctatgcggaggggtggccaggtggctccGCACACTGAcctgtctgcaggcgctgccccatcagctccctttggccacagttcgccgccaatgggagctgcagagctagtGCTTAGGGCGGGGGCACAGTGCGGAGCCCCCTgtctgcccctacacgtaggagcggaggggaggacatgccgctgctgcCGGAAGCcacaaggagcctgccttagctccactgtGCTGCAAACCAGACTTAACTgcccaggatccctttttgactgggcattccggtcgaaaaccggacacctggcaaccctagaacCAGTGCAAAGAACTGCTGAGATGAATTTAGGTTGAGACTCTACATATGTAGAGCTGTGAAGGTGGTGGCACCAATGAGATAGAAAAAGGACACTGGTCAAAGTGAAAGgaggaaaagattaaaaaattagGACATAATAAGGATTTCTGTTCCTTCCTCTATGCCCACCCTGCTCCCACTTTCCTTGTCCTAGGTTAAGGTGAAAAATCAAATTTGTGTCACAAACGGCAAGAGACTCACCTCAAAGagaaagacaaaaggaaaaacaactcTGCAAACGTGATCCTGATTAGTTAGTAATATTCCAAACTTCGTTCTTTCAGCATTTAAGGGAGGGCATCATGGGTACCAATGTCAAGGACTGGAGAAGCCCAGTCATGCATGCCCTAGGTACTTGTTAGAAAATTAAGTGAAccacaccatcccttcccccagtgtACCGTGATTCACTGAGTGCTGCTATAATCTCAGCACTGAAGGTTCAGCCGAGGATACACAGACACTAGCTGTAGCCATAATTAAACCAGATCGCCTTGCAATCCATTTAGCAAAGCTCTCCGTGTTCCCATTTCAAGGCCAGCAAAACACCAAGAAGAAAGCTGAATTGTGTTCAGAGAATCTGaagttaaaaaaggaaaatgtaagaGGAATGAGGACAGATCTTCTGGCTCCAGCCAACACCTGCTTTAATCAGATTCTCAGATAATCCTCTCTCACTCCCTGCCTCATGACCCTACACTCCAAGAGCAAgcatacccctccccccacacagaatctcactcacagGGTGGGTGTCCCACAACAGGAAGAGGGTTGTTATTGATAAGGAGGCACTTGTTTGCACCATCGCACCTACCTTGCTGTCTGTGGTATATTTTGCTCCAAAGGCCCAGTGGTCAGATAGACAGCACTGATCTTGTCAAgagcagggggaggagtgagagAGCCAGCAATCCCAACAGGCCCCTCTTCTGTGGGCTCTTGCTTTGCCACACTTGTTACACTGTTATTGTGAGCAGGACAGGGCTCTGGAGTAGTGGATAATACCTGGCAAGGAAGGGAGCATTGAAACAATAAAACGAATAGCCCCTCTCACATGCCAGCTGCAGCTTTGGAAAAAAGTTACTTAACCAAACTGAGCAGATCCACCAACTGGGAATTAAAAGAAATTTTTCCTAGTGGGTACCATCACTGGGGCTCTGCCAGCTAAGACGAAcacccactctcctcccccacaccatcTCAATCACCTAATGGTCATGAACTGCACCCACAACACCATCAGACAAGTCTCTACAAGTCCAGGACTGACCCATTCCCCTAGTGGCTACCACTTCAGGGGACTCTGCCAGCTGGATGTTGAACTGGTCCCCCTTGCAATAACCACCTCAGCAGACTTTACCAGCTGAGGACCGAACCAAATTACTGCACAGTCACTGTCCCAAAGGGGAATTCCTCTCTCCTCCACATCCCCAGTCACTACCACAAGTGGCACAGTTAGTGTTTAGGGCTATAAGAGCTCATCTCCTTCCCAATTCAGGCAATGGTGCTTTAGCTTCTCCATGCCAGGATGCGAGGGGTTTCCTGGTGCTTCTGTGAGAATGTCCATGCACAGAGGGATGCATGCAAGAGACAAACTGACTTTCTTTCTACACATACAAGGGCATGCACCTGGGGAAATTGTGGGATGACCATGTCATGAAAGAAACATGAATGACtaagggaagagaggaggaattGATGCCACTACTGTGGGAAGAGACGACAAACATGAGTGAGGACAGAGTAACACCTCAGAGAGCCTCCTAGTCTCAAACCAGATCAAATGCTCTGCAACAGTGATCAAAGCCTCATCTACTTACGTGCTTCACGGTATGCATGGCTTATTGGGAGGTGGCTTATGGAGAGGAGAGAAGGTGGGAGTGAGAAGTCTCCTGTCCTCACCAGGTTTGTCCTTCCCAATGGATCAGGGAAAGACTAGTCTAGCATGCGACATGAGGGTATCTTTGGGAAGAGGGCATGCAACAAGACTAGGCTGGGGTTGGAATGGGAGCGGGAAGATGTTTTAATACCATGATGATTGTTGGGAGGGAATTGTCCCTAAAGGACGGCCAACCTGATCGCACGCTGCAGTGTCCAGAGCTGCCCGGAGAACCCATCCTGGGCAGCCGTGTCCGAAAGACAGTGCTCCTGAAAATTCAAAACATCAGTCTTTATATAACCAGATAGCCTGAAAGTGGGAAAGGGCCTGAAAGAACCAGCCCTGCGACCGCAGGACAGGAAGAGGGACCTCACTGACCCCTCTTCTGTGTTGAAAGGGGGCAAGATCAAGCCCCTTGATTAAGACAGGGCTTGGGAGAAAGAATGGCATGTGAGCTGGAGCTCCTAAGCACTGTCACACTGTTAATAAGTATGGTGTTAATATTGCTCTGGTGTTTTCATGTCCAAGCTGTGCATACACAGGGTTTTCTTGTTCCAGCCAATACACTGTGATCCTCGTGTCAGCGCCTCTCTCAGCAGAAGACAGAAATAAGAAAGaccggggcagggcagagactttGCCATCCTCAACAGCAAAGAGCAGGGTTCCCCACTCTCCAGACCGTCGCAAAGCCTTCTCCAGTCATTTCCTTCCTCTCACCTGGTGTTCCAGGTTCTCCAAAGATGACGACGACCTCCTCCTCTTTCTATCTGCAGTCTGTTCTCTAAGTGATGGGAAGGAAGAAGGCATTCAGTTTCCGCTCTCTGTAAGGCTCAATCGGGATCTGAAGTTTATCTCTACTAGGAGAAACAGTTGGGAGGTGGCACGTGCAAGACTTAGGACTTTAAGATACCTCAGCATGAGTAGAGTTTACTACTACAGTGCAAGAACATTGTCATGGCATCACCTCTGTGACTCCAGTGAGCAGGCAGTTTGGATTAACTAGAGAAGTCTGGTTTCAGAGATACAGATCCTAGAAAGTGGGTGAGAGAAACCAAGGCGACATCATTGATGTTCACTCAGGAACCACTGACATGTGCGCCTCCTATGAGAAAACTGGGACATGTCACCTGCACCTTGAGCTGCTATGCAGAGAGGTACTGCtgtttccttctccccctccctggttGGGTTGAGtggacagaagcagcagcaggactggggagggaaaacaaaattgGTTTGCTGACTCCCTTGCTGTTGCTAGCCCATCTGCAGGATGGAGTCAGCAAATACTTAACTGTTTCCTGGATTTTCGGTCATAGCTGGGGCTCATCTCCTCATCACTGGGCTCCTGCTCCTCAGGTGCTGAGCAGCTTCTGCAATGAGATCAGTCCATCATGCTTGAGCATGAGAGAGTACAGTTTGATTGTCGCCTACGAATTCCCCAAGTCTTTAGGATCTTTGTATACGTCTCCAGCTGCTCTCTCAGACTCTTCAGTACTTTATCTTTCCTTATAACCTTTGCATCTATTTCACACAAAGagagctttgggagcagcctggaaacaacaaaatttaaaatatttagaggAAAACAAGCAACTTACCTCCTAAAGTTACACAGATGAGGAGGCAGGAAGTGAAGCTTTTAAGATCTGAGTTTACGGCATCAAGTATTGTTGCATGTGTGTCATTTCCTCTCAAATTATGAGTTACTATGGAGAACAGTGTGGCAATCCCTGTCTCCCATAGTGGCCAATACCAAATGCCTTAGGGGAAAGCATAAGACCCCCATAATGAACAATTAGACTGTAATATGCTTATAGGGAAAAGTAACTCCTGATCCCAGACAGTTAGTGGTTGCTTATaacctgaagcaggagggtttacaTCCCTTAtatactagtttaaaaaaaaaatgcaactgtGGATATGAATTGTATAAAAATATCTAATTCTACTAAATTCCTTACCTCCATTTTaccttgtggcaatgaattcccCAGAGTAATTATGTGCCACGTAAACACTGAGTTCCTTTGTCACTTTTAAATTTGACTGAATATTCCCTAGTCCTTATACTATGAGAAAGGGCAAAGAGGAGTTCCCGACTGACCACCTTTACACCATTCATTATTGTGTATACATCCAGTACATCCTACCACTAAACGAGTCGATCCTAATCCTTTTGATTTCTCCTCctatggaagtctttccatggctctaataattttcattgacCTTCTTCTTTGTGAGACAGGGTGACCATGAGTAGGCACAGAATTCCAGGTTTGGGTTTACCAGTGATTTATATAAAACTGTAAAAATAGTCTCAGTaatattctctatccctttttaaagtACCTCCTAGTAACACCTTgatgggttttgttttggtgttttttttaaaaccacaactATGGCACATGGAACAGATGTTTTCACTCAACTGTTCATAATATCGTAGGTCTTTCGCCTGAAAGGTTACAATTAATTTAGAAACCATCTGTACGTATGAATAACCTTAATTGCTTTGCACTTGTTTATCTTGCCTCCTGACTACTCAGTTTAAATAGATTCAGCTGAAGTTGCTGACAATCCACTCATCTTGACTGAAAATTGCATCATCTGTAATCCGacacctccttttccagatcactaaTTAATATATTAAACAGCCACTATTCTAGTCCAGAATATTGAGGAAACCTATTAACCTCCTCCCATGTGAGGACCTGTATTTCAAGGGGGATTTTTGTTCCATACCTATGTTTTCTGAGTGGCGATCATAAGGGCTGGCCAAGTACGCTTCTGTATTTCAAGGTCTATGCAGATGCACATGTACATGGGAAAGGAAGCAGGGGACAGCAAAAATTGGGACAGTGAGCATTTGTATTAAgagtgggaggcagcagggagaaagTTCAGACAAGGACTGAGATAGGTGAGCTCCTTACTTGTActtggggtggggatggagatgACAGAACCACTTCTCAGGTAATGATGCAGGATCAACCTTGTCAGGGAGCTTCCTCCATTTCAGACACTCCTCACACTGCACCCAAGTCTGGTCTGGTCTCCCTCTGGAAAGAGAGATACATGGACTAAATGTCTAGGATACAAAGCAAAGAACTACCCCTGCCCTATATTTCATCCCTCGAGTACTGAGAACATTGCGTCCAGAGCTGCAACTGCGTGACTGGCTAGCCTGGTCTACAATTTCTGG contains:
- the MORC4 gene encoding MORC family CW-type zinc finger protein 4 isoform X3 encodes the protein MIVTEDSAPSLEAILKHTLFSTEEELLAQFDAIPGKKGTRILIWNIRRNKDGKPELDFVTDQYDIRISDFSMEESENAGKKVPPRLEKVQESSAPETEYSLRAYCSILYLKPRMQIVLRQKKVKTQLISKSLANIEYDVYRPTSTNKRVRITFGFNCKNNSHFGIMMYHNNRLIKSYEKVGCQMKGDGMGVIGVIECNFLKPAHNKQDFEESKEYRRTITALGQKLNTYWKAKMAQMNLGSSSTANMIAGRPDQTWVQCEECLKWRKLPDKVDPASLPEKWFCHLHPHPKYKSCSAPEEQEPSDEEMSPSYDRKSRKQEQTADRKRRRSSSSLENLEHQVLSTTPEPCPAHNNSVTSVAKQEPTEEGPVGIAGSLTPPPALDKISAVYLTTGPLEQNIPQTASKHKLSMEEEPLEKRKRYQERIDPSPPDLTSPSPRTSFERDSSAEADQDQECSESDKDDESVEDSIDSHLVREPLDALSGTNQAGDASHNGGLCPTKETRASLSHLEGEQKETAVVQVELEEEMPALISESQAADKNVCVNTCGNVEEMDKRPFVAVVGISKAAADGEAPIQLIPFGWEERLDKAKVEKARSHNDPPPDGDKGGGDLQVPKTTNQRDMVEQEELRQIAENFSVELKRVSAERDLLQGKVEELEQEKCHLETDFLKSQQELATLRAQETEGLYWSKKHMGYRQAELQELKAQLERTIEEKTELKERLKETEMHLEVLREAHVSCRSPERGDLKSTMEKLKNLRRNVSQLLSLVLPHLELQDVNYESDQIDEILQTVLETNRMSE